The Pangasianodon hypophthalmus isolate fPanHyp1 chromosome 2, fPanHyp1.pri, whole genome shotgun sequence genome window below encodes:
- the setd5 gene encoding histone-lysine N-methyltransferase SETD5 isoform X5: MSIAIALGVTTPETPYTDMAAGSDPESVEASPAVNEKTYSNHSCGSAQNHGYRGLPYADHNYGAPPPPTPPASPLSQTIIPRLELNGALSRPRSRFHTNDPDNSADSDSSSEEEGAVPSGWCQCQCRLTSDRYLIKCESCRGLDRRKGLDGQYRKPDNVSVGESSATESGDEEVSAATVSYTATQHTPTSITLTVNRVKRSKAKKRKKSTEKTRAAPKAKKVKSFREGSRKSLRMKNSTSEASVLDENTAEGWETRIRQWTDQYEEAQANQYSADVQTLLQLHHSATKSSPNPAALAMDTINRTELACNNTVLSSQMQLQLGRVTRVQKHRKILRAARDLEPDTLIIEYRGKVMLKQQFEVNGHFFKKPYPFVLFYSKFNEVEMCVDARTFGNDARFIRRSCTPNAEVRHMIAEGMIHLCIYAVTQISKDTEVTIGFDYEFNSCNYKVDCACHKGNQNCPVQKHNQNPSEALLPPPQNPLPTLPGAETRRRRARRKELEGSGLIGSVSDDSNQLLDEHGEHGTSEAEEGLIDGVKQEEGQEEVDETGAPITNRRSREDRKAEAIMHVFENLERRRKRVSQGTERAGLDDLKQEGVGPDEGGASSPTGANPGQNAGLMGGVSTRRTSFATDPVTSVESEKPSSANLVAPKPPPARPKQRPKSRISRNRASSAQRARRQRQALLAQQAAEAGAAGGEEGGTVAGTGELGLGDGALGTGQPQDGESYGVSSTALGSKTGVRCPKTKKYLVTEWLNDKAPDRVEEPIERPLRITTDPTVLATTLNMLPGLSHSPLICTTPKHYIRFGSPFNPERRRRPLVVDPAYGSCKKRWIKQAQDESMSSLSMEDGTESNSSHQSNSSSTASRSELVAPFKKRKSKYAPETVAPPSELLLRPLSPITPPLPSEPSESLLHPLLSSCSLYLGAEERQNGAVPAYSPLPSLPASRCNTPLQFENISSPEASPVHRPESLSPEPCLRPDFDTPRITTFPELSVTSGLGSPAPPSDDFPLTGPESLTGSGDGVCHTPAPVSNASDASLGSRTNEAQVREQVFRTEFNLIYTCSPLNANLTTGPVTDRRHSQSEGSFSPAESYFSSVSGQGVMTEPGSDSFSPYPEPQFGSGTPPHTSNPPQKKKVSLLEYRKRKQGTRDPEPVGSAGGTIGTPVRTGSLCQTSESPGGPRSLLQPPASPHSSFSSPAHQPFPQIEEVSPPDLSTTMGNHSQTSSHWMVPTLVERLREGQGVLERVLRGNMKMERILKRSEGGASEHGSNRDKDIDGLEEDRYALQSSSLTSPMMSPQRYSPTVHPHQVQPHLAEPDLHLESSTYHQQSSSSPFHPSFSSSPSPSSSSVVQGYHPSRLGTPASLAQDVLSSSAPPSVDSRHTGRTLHHHSRAGGMDLSHLYSDSHHKASLLNSSTLSGSMSVSSRGQGHSDSCTAISSQASHASSLAQSPTVRNLKAGSPNPSVLQASSRLLSASGTQHYPQRHLQQPPMQGSGVRTHSGTY, encoded by the exons TCCTGAGTCAGTGGAAGCGAGCCCTGCAGTGAATGAGAAGACATACTCAAACCACAGCTGTGGGAGCGCACAGAATCATGGATACCGGGGCCTGCCCTACGCT GATCATAACTATGGAGCGCCACCCCCTCCTACCCCTCCTGCCTCCCCACTCTCCCAGACCATCATTCCCCGCCTGGAGCTCAATGGCGCCCTCAGCCGTCCCCGATCCCGTTTCCACACCAATGACCCTGACAACTCGGCTGACAGCGACAGCTCGTCAGAGGAGGAGGGCGCCGTGCCATCAGGCTGGTGCCAGTGCCAGTGCCGCCTGACGTCAGACCGCTACCTCATAAAATGCGAGAGCTGCAG GGGTCTGGACAGGAGGAAAGGGCTGGATGGGCAGTATCGGAAACCAGACAATGTGTCGG TAGGAGAGAGCAGTGCTACAGAAAGTGGAGATGAGGAGGTCTCAGCTGCCACAGTGTCATACACAGCCACTCAGCACACACCCACCAGCATCACCCTCACTGTTAACAGAGTCAAACGCAGCAAAgccaagaagaggaagaagagcacGGAGAAAACACGAGCCGCCCCTAAAGCTAAGAAAGTAAAG TCTTTTAGAGAAGGTTCCAGAAAATCCTTAAGGATGAAG AACTCCACCAGTGAAGCGAGTGTGTTGGATGAGAACACGGCTGAAGGCTGGGAGACGCGTATCCGCCAGTGGACAGATCAGTATGAGGAGGCTCAGGCCAATCAGTACAGTGCTGATGTTCAAACACTTCTCCAGCTCCATCACTCTGCCACCAAGAGCTCTCCGAACCCAGCAGCCCTCGCTATGGACACCATCAACCGCACAGAGTTGGCCTGTAACAACACCGTCTTGAGCTCTCAGATGCAG TTACAGCTGGGCCGTGTAACACGAGTGCAGAAACACAGGAAAATCCTGCGAGCAGCACGGGACTTGGAGCCTGATACACTCATCATTGAGTACAGAGGCAAAGTCATGCTTAAACAACAGTTTGAGGTCAATGGGCACTTCTTCAAAAA GCCCTACCCATTTGTCCTGTTCTACTCTAAATTTAATGAGGTGGAAATGTGTGTAGATGCACGGACATTTGGCAATGATGCTCGCTTCATCAGGAGATCCTGTACACCCAATGCTGAG gtGCGGCATATGATTGCAGAGGGGATGATTCACCTGTGTATTTACGCTGTTACTCAAATCTCCAAAGATACCGAGGTCACAATTGGCTTTGATTACGAATTTAACAGCTG TAACTACAAGGTGGACTGTGCATGTCATAAAGGCAATCAGAACTGTCCCGTGCAGAAGCATAACCAGAACCCATCTGAGGCGCTTCTGCCCCCACCGCAGAACCCACTACCTACTCTGCCCGGGGCAGAGACTCGCCGAAGGCGGGCACGGCGAAAAGAGTTAGAGGGAAGTGGACTGATTGGGAGTGTGTCTGATGATAGTAATCAGTTACTGGACGAACATGGGGAGCATGGAACTAGTGAAGCAGAG GAGGGTCTGATAGATGGTGTAAAGCAGGAGGAGGGCCAAGAGGAGGTGGATGAAACTGGAGCACCCATAACTAATAGACGG TCTCGAGAGGACCGGAAAGCCGAGGCCATCATGCACGTGTTTGAGAATTTGGAAAGGAGGAGGAAGCGGGTTTCTCAGGGTACAGAACGTGCCGGGCTTGACGACCTCAAACAGGAAGGGGTGGGGCCTGATGAAGGTGGGGCCTCCTCTCCCACAGGGGCTAACCCAGGTCAAAATGCAGGGTTGATGGGAGGAGTTAGCACACGCCGTACATCTTTTGCCACA GACCCAGTGACATCAGTTGAGTCAGAAAAGCCTTCCTCTGCGAACCTTGTAGCTCCCAAACCTCCCCCAGCACGTCCCAAGCAGCGGCCCAAGAGTCGCATCTCTCGTAATCGGGCGAGCTCTGCCCAGCGGGCACGTCGCCAGAGGCAGGCTCTTCTAGCACAGCAGGCAGCCGAGGCAGGAGCAGCAGGTGGAGAAGAGGGAGGTACTGTGGCTGGCACAGGCGAGCTGGGTCTCGGGGATGGAGCTCTGGGAACTGGACAACCTCAGGATGGAGAGAGCTATGGAGTCTCATCTACAGCGCTAGGCAGCAAGACAGGCGTGAGATGTCCCAAAacaaaaaag TACCTGGTGACAGAGTGGCTGAATGACAAGGCCCCAGACCGTGTAGAGGAGCCAATAGAGCGGCCCCTGCGCATCACCACAGACCCTACTGTGCTGGCTACAACACTCAACATGCTGCCAGGCCTCTCGCACTCACCCCTCATCTGTACCACCCCCAAACACTACATCCGCTTCGGCTCTCCATTCAACCCTGAGAGACGTCGCCGGCCCCTTGTCGTTGATCCCGCCTATGGCTCCTGCAAGAAA AGGTGGATAAAGCAGGCGCAGGATGAGAGCATGTCCTCTCTTTCCATGGAGGACGGAACTGAGTCCAACTCTTCACACCAAAGTAACAGCAGCAGCACGGCCTCCAgatctg AGTTAGTGGCACCCTTTAAAAAGAGGAAGTCAAAGTATGCACCAGAAACGGTCGCACCACCTTCTGAACTTCTGCTTCGACCTTTGTCCCCCATCACACCTCCACTGCCGTCTGAGCCCTCTGAGAGCTTGCTACACCCTCTTCTCTCTTCCTGCTCGCTGTATTTAGGAGCTGAGGAGAGGCAGAATGGTGCTGTGCCAGCATACTCACCACTCCCATCTCTTCCTGCCAGCCGGTGCAACACACCTCTGCAGTTTGAG AACATCTCATCTCCTGAGGCATCTCCTGTACACAGGCCAGAGTCTCTTTCTCCAGAG cCCTGTTTGCGACCAGATTTTGATACACCGCGGATCACCACCTTCCCTGAACTTTCTGTGACATCTGGTCTTGGCAGTCCAGCGCCTCCATCTGACGATTTTCCTCTGACTGGACCAGAGTCTCTGACTGGTTCTGGAGATGGTGTGTGTCATACACCAGCGCCTGTATCTAATGCCAGTGACGCTTCATTGGGCTCACGCACAAATGAGGCTCAGGTTCGAGAGCAGGTCTTTAGGACCGAGTTCAACCTCATCTACACCTGCTCTCCCCTCAATGCCAATCTGACCACTGGTCCTGTGACTGACCGAAGGCATTCGCAATCAGAAGGCAGCTTCTCTCCTGCTGAATCCTACTTCAGCTCTGTGAGTGGCCAAGGCGTAATGACTGAGCCAGGGTCTGATTCTTTTTCGCCCTACCCTGAGCCTCAGTTTGGGAGTGGCACGCCTCCTCATACCAGCAATCCACCACAGAAGAAGAAG GTATCTTTGCTGGAATATCGGAAAAGAAAGCAGGGAACGCGGGACCCTGAGCCAGTAGGCTCTGCTGGTGGCACCATTGGTACCCCCGTGCGCACTGGCTCTCTGTGCCAAACTTCTGAATCCCCTGGTGGGCCGCGCTCACTGCTGCAGCCGCCCGCCTCCCCACACAGCTCCTTCTCCTCTCCAGCCCATCAGCCATTCCCACAGATAGAGGAGGTCAGTCCTCCTGATCTCAGCACCACCATGGGGAATCACTCACAGACATCCAGCCACTG gatGGTGCCAACATTAGTGGAGAGGTTAAGGGAAGGGCAGGGAGTTTTAGAGCGTGTTCTGAGGGGCAATATGAAGATGGAGCGGATCCTTAAAAGGTCGGAAGGTGGAGCTAGTGAGCATGGTAGTAACCGAGACAAAGATATAG ATGGACTGGAAGAGGATAGATATGCTCTCCAGAGCTCATCTTTGACTTCCCCCATGATGAGTCCTCAGAGGTACAGCCCAACTGTTCACCCGCACCAG GTGCAGCCTCATTTGGCAGAACCCGATCTACATCTGGAAAGCTCCACCTACCACCAGCAGAGTAGCTCCTCTCCTTTTCATCCCTCCTTCAGCTCCTCTCCTTCACCCTCCTCTTCATCAGTGGTTCAGGGCTACCATCCTTCTCGACTGGGGACACCTGCTTCTCTAGCCCAGGATGTGCTCTCCTCTTCAGCCCCTCCTTCAGTGGACTCCAGGCACACAGGGCGCACTCTACACCATCATAGTAGAGCAGGAGGGATGGACCTGTCGCACCTCTACTCAGACAGCCATCATAAAGCCAGCCTGTTAAACAGCAGCACTCTTTCAGGGTCTATGAGTGTGTCCTCCAGAGGCCAGGGCCACTCGGACAGCTGCACTGCCATTAGCAGCCAGGCCTCCCACGCGTCCAGTCTAGCCCAGTCACCCACAGTGCGAAACCTAAAAGCAGGCAGCCCCAATCCCTCAGTGCTGCAGGCCAGCTCCAGGCTTCTCTCAGCCAGCGGAACACAGCACTACCCACAGCGGCATTTACAGCAGCCCCCTATGCAGGGTTCAGGTGTACGGACACATTCTGGGACCTACTAG